A genome region from Planctomycetota bacterium includes the following:
- a CDS encoding AMP-binding protein translates to MKLLLDIQRQLLLHPAHVFVQDDQRRWNGLTLLVAAWHMARAIERTTARAQVGIMLPTSGLFPAALLGAWMLGKTVVPLNYLLSRDDLEYVCRDAGIDCVVTVKPMLDFIGGPTASMKPLLLEGVTFGGIPPIRRSKRRSDDELAVLLYTSGTSGRPKGVMLSCGNLRANIRQVVQWASFTRRDVMLGVLPQFHSFGLTVLTLLPLAIAAKAVYTAKFVPRRILELGKHHRATVFVAIPSMYHAINGQKSGGAEHLGMLRYAVSGGEPLPASVADAFFAKFGVRIAEGYGLTETSPVTNWCLPEEYRARSVGRPLPQVEEWIVDPQGNRLPAHQDGEIRMRGPNVMKGYWNLPQETAQAFDERGFFRTGDMGRFDDDGHLFITGRLKEMLIIGGENVFPREIEEAMNRHPSVKASAVIGAADESRGETALAFVEMNEGFAFDESALRAHCREHLAQFKVPRGIRCRRELPRNATGKIMRRLLSADLPSET, encoded by the coding sequence GTGAAACTTCTCCTCGACATCCAGCGGCAACTTCTGCTCCATCCGGCGCATGTCTTCGTGCAGGACGACCAGCGCCGCTGGAATGGATTGACCCTGCTCGTGGCCGCCTGGCACATGGCCCGGGCGATTGAGCGAACCACGGCACGCGCACAGGTGGGGATCATGCTGCCCACCAGCGGCCTGTTTCCGGCGGCCCTGCTGGGGGCCTGGATGCTGGGGAAGACCGTCGTGCCGCTCAACTACCTGCTGTCGCGCGACGACCTGGAATACGTCTGCCGCGACGCGGGCATCGACTGCGTCGTGACGGTCAAACCCATGCTCGACTTCATCGGCGGGCCGACGGCCTCGATGAAGCCGCTGCTGCTGGAGGGAGTCACATTCGGCGGGATCCCGCCGATCCGCCGGAGCAAGCGGCGCTCCGACGACGAGCTTGCCGTGCTGCTCTACACCAGCGGCACCAGCGGCCGACCCAAGGGCGTCATGCTCAGCTGCGGCAACCTGCGGGCGAACATCCGGCAGGTCGTGCAGTGGGCCAGCTTCACGCGCCGGGACGTCATGCTTGGCGTGCTTCCGCAGTTTCATTCCTTCGGCTTGACGGTGCTGACCCTGCTGCCCCTGGCGATCGCGGCCAAGGCGGTTTACACCGCTAAGTTTGTGCCGCGGCGCATCCTTGAGCTCGGCAAACACCACCGGGCAACGGTCTTCGTGGCGATCCCCTCCATGTATCACGCAATCAACGGCCAGAAAAGCGGCGGCGCCGAGCACCTGGGCATGCTCCGGTATGCCGTGAGCGGTGGCGAGCCGTTGCCCGCAAGCGTGGCCGACGCCTTCTTCGCGAAATTCGGCGTGCGCATCGCCGAGGGATATGGTCTGACCGAGACGAGCCCCGTGACCAACTGGTGCCTTCCCGAGGAGTACCGGGCGCGCAGCGTGGGGCGCCCGCTGCCGCAGGTGGAGGAGTGGATCGTGGATCCCCAGGGGAACCGCCTGCCCGCCCATCAGGATGGCGAGATCCGGATGCGCGGCCCCAATGTCATGAAGGGCTACTGGAACCTGCCGCAGGAAACGGCGCAGGCCTTCGACGAGCGCGGGTTCTTCCGCACGGGGGACATGGGGCGCTTCGACGATGACGGGCATCTTTTCATCACCGGGCGCCTGAAGGAGATGCTGATCATTGGCGGCGAGAATGTCTTTCCGCGCGAGATCGAGGAGGCCATGAACCGCCACCCCAGCGTCAAGGCGAGCGCCGTGATCGGTGCCGCGGATGAGAGCCGCGGCGAGACGGCGCTGGCCTTCGTGGAGATGAATGAGGGATTCGCCTTCGACGAGTCCGCGCTGCGGGCGCACTGCCGGGAGCATCTCGCCCAGTTCAAGGTGCCGCGCGGCATCCGCTGCCGCCGGGAGCTGCCGCGCAACGCCACCGGGAAGATCATGCGCCGGCTGCTCAGCGCGGATTTGCCCAGCGAGACTTGA
- a CDS encoding globin — MTDPKKPADVGLPIVSAAGNAGPTIHSRLGDETFWRIARAFYARVEVHPRLRPIFPKDLDEPIRNQAEFLIQYFGGPHAYSDRKGHPRLRMRHAPFPIDMAMRNDWVECMRGALTDAGIPEPIFAEMMAYFERTATFMINKP, encoded by the coding sequence ATGACGGACCCCAAGAAACCCGCCGACGTCGGATTGCCGATCGTCTCCGCCGCGGGGAATGCCGGGCCGACGATCCACAGTCGGCTTGGAGACGAGACGTTCTGGCGGATCGCGCGGGCCTTCTACGCGCGCGTCGAGGTCCATCCACGTCTGCGTCCCATCTTTCCGAAGGACTTGGACGAGCCCATCCGCAATCAGGCGGAGTTTCTCATCCAGTACTTCGGCGGTCCGCACGCCTACAGCGACCGCAAGGGTCATCCGCGCTTGCGCATGCGCCACGCCCCGTTTCCGATCGACATGGCCATGCGCAACGACTGGGTGGAGTGCATGCGCGGAGCGCTGACCGACGCTGGCATCCCGGAGCCCATCTTCGCCGAGATGATGGCCTACTTTGAGCGCACCGCGACCTTCATGATCAACAAGCCGTGA
- a CDS encoding SPOR domain-containing protein, with the protein MNISIAAPASSFRSWRRRLLRLAGLIAIAGAAACQTTHPDRLDPAIASYESKNWQQSLDQASEVQKDSSGTVRDQAAFLAGLSAYQLGNYDEAQSRFQVSEQSGDAQTAGESKVMLGDLMVHRSRYPEAANYYDAAAGKLSGESAQRARDLAAASRDPSRAGKILAMAGPSMSINGSALETPKSAPSPAPAAAPSSGFEKDSSPAPAEKSKKSAKVPAAKPTKPAKAADDTPGKPAKNAGAAASKSNSKNAGKKADADAFVIQAGSFVLETSAKNRAKELTKAAARFGIDAPRVAAAKSRSGQKVWNVYLGGFESRAAAEKAIKQLGRKDLAVVTNPN; encoded by the coding sequence TTGAACATCTCGATCGCCGCACCCGCATCATCGTTTCGCTCCTGGCGGCGCAGGCTTCTGCGCCTTGCGGGGCTGATCGCCATCGCCGGCGCGGCCGCCTGCCAGACGACGCATCCCGACCGGCTCGACCCCGCCATCGCCAGCTACGAGTCGAAGAACTGGCAGCAATCCCTCGACCAGGCCAGTGAGGTCCAGAAGGACTCCTCGGGAACCGTCCGCGACCAGGCCGCCTTCCTCGCCGGTCTCTCCGCCTACCAGCTCGGCAACTACGACGAGGCCCAGTCGCGCTTCCAGGTCTCCGAGCAGAGCGGCGACGCGCAGACCGCGGGCGAGAGCAAGGTCATGCTTGGCGACCTGATGGTGCACCGAAGCCGCTACCCGGAAGCCGCGAACTACTACGACGCTGCCGCGGGGAAACTTTCCGGCGAATCGGCGCAGCGGGCGCGGGACCTCGCCGCGGCCTCAAGGGATCCATCGCGGGCCGGCAAGATTCTTGCGATGGCCGGACCTTCCATGTCGATCAACGGCAGCGCGCTGGAAACGCCCAAGAGCGCGCCCTCGCCCGCGCCTGCTGCCGCGCCCTCCAGCGGATTCGAAAAAGATTCCTCACCTGCGCCCGCCGAGAAATCCAAGAAAAGCGCCAAGGTCCCGGCTGCCAAACCGACCAAGCCGGCGAAGGCGGCGGACGACACCCCCGGCAAGCCCGCCAAGAACGCCGGCGCCGCGGCGTCGAAATCCAATTCCAAAAACGCCGGGAAAAAGGCTGATGCCGACGCCTTCGTGATTCAGGCGGGAAGCTTCGTCCTGGAAACCAGCGCCAAGAACCGCGCCAAGGAGCTCACCAAGGCGGCCGCGCGGTTCGGCATCGACGCGCCGCGGGTCGCGGCGGCAAAGTCCAGGAGCGGACAGAAGGTCTGGAACGTCTACCTGGGCGGATTCGAATCTCGCGCCGCGGCCGAGAAGGCGATCAAGCAGCTTGGCCGGAAGGATCTGGCCGTGGTCACCAACCCGAATTGA